A window from Macaca fascicularis isolate 582-1 chromosome 20, T2T-MFA8v1.1 encodes these proteins:
- the IL4R gene encoding interleukin-4 receptor subunit alpha isoform X1 yields the protein MGWLCSGLLFPVSCLVLLQVASSGCSCVSPGSMKVLQEPTCVSDYMSISTCEWKMGGPTNCSAELRLLYQLVFQSSETHTCVPENNGGVGCVCHLLMDDVVSMDNYTLDLWAGQQLLWKGSFKPSEHVKPRAPGNLTVHTNVSDTVLLTWSNPYPPDNYLYNDLTYAVNIWSENDPAYSRIHNVTYLKPTLRIPASTLKSGISYRARVRAWAQHYNTTWSEWSPSTKWYNSYREPFEQRLLWGVSAACVFILFFCLSCYFSVTKIKKEWWDQIPNPARSHLVAIIIQDAQESQWEKRSRGQEAAKCPYWKNCLTKLLPCFLEHNMKRDEDPHKAVKDLPFRGSGKSAWCPVEISKTVLWPESISVVRCVELFEAPVECKEEEEVEEEKGSFCTSSESNRDDFQEGREGIVARLTESLFLDLLGGENGGFFQQDMGESCLLPPLGSTSAHVPWDEFPSAGPKEVPPWGKEQPLHQEPSPPASPTQSPDNPTCTEMPLVISSNPAYRSFSNSLSQSPCPRELGPDPLLARHLEEVDPEMPCDPQLSEPTTVAPAEPETWEQILRRNVLQHGAAAAPASAPTSGYREFVHAVQQGGIQASAVAGLGPPGEAGYKAFSSLLASSAVSLGECGFGASSGEEGYKPFQDLTPGCPGDPAPVPVPLFTFGLDREPPHSPQSSHLPSNSPEHLALEPGEKVEDMQKPPLPPEQATDPLGDNLGSGIVYSALTCHLCGHLKQCHGQEDGGQAPVVASPCCGCCCGDRSSPPTTPLRAPDPSLGGVPLEASLCPASLAPSGISEKSKSSLSFHPAPGSAQSSSQTPQIVNFVSVGPTCMRVS from the exons AACCCACACGTGTGTCCCCGAGAACAACGGCGGTGTGGGGTGCGTGTGCCACCTGCTCATGGATGATGTGGTCAGTATGGACAACTATACGCTGGACCTGTGGGCTGGACAGCAGCTGCTGTGGAAGGGCTCCTTCAAGCCCAGCGAGCATG TGAAACCCAGGGCCCCAGGAAACCTCACGGTTCACACCAATGTCTCCGACACTGTGCTGCTGACCTGGAGCAACCCGTATCCCCCTGACAATTACCTGTATAATGATCTCACCTATGCAGTCAACATTTGGAGTGAAAACGACCCGGCATAT TCCAGAATCCATAACGTGACCTACCTAAAACCCACCCTCCGCATCCCAGCCAGCACCCTGAAGTCTGGAATTTCCTACAGGGCACGGGTGAGGGCCTGGGCTCAGCACTATAACACCACCTGGAGTGAGTGGAGCCCCAGCACCAAGTGGTACAACT CCTACAGGGAGCCCTTCGAGCAGCGCCTCCTGTGGGGTGTCAGCGCCGCCTGCGTTTTCATCCTGTTCTTCTGCCTGTCGTGCTATTTCAGCGTCACCAA gaTTAAGAAAGAATGGTGGGACCAGATTCCCAACCCAGCCCGCAGCCACCTCGTGGCTATAATAATCCAGGATGCTCAG GAGTCACAGTGGGAGAAGCGATCCCGAGGCCAGGAAGCAGCCAAATGCCC ATACTGGAAGAATTGTCTTACCAAGCTCTTGCCCTGTTTTCTGGAGCACAACATGAAAAGGGATGAGGATCCCCACAAGGCTGTCAAAGATCTGCCATTCCGGGGCTCCGGAAAGTCAGCATGGTGCCCGGTGGAGATCAGCAAGACAGTCCTCTGGCCAGAGAGCATCAGCGTGGTGCGATGCGTGGAGTTGTTTGAGGCTCCAGTGGAGtgtaaggaggaggaggaggtagaggaagaaaaagggagcTTCTGTACATCATCTGAGAGCAATAGGGATGACTtccaggagggaagggagggtatTGTGGCCCGGCTAACAGAGAGCCTGTTCCTGGACCTGCTCGGAGGGGAGAATGGGGGCTTTTTCCAGCAGGACATGGGGGAGTCGTGCCTTCTTCCACCTTTGGGAAGCACGAGTGCTCACGTGCCCTGGGATGAGTTCCCAAGTGCAGGGCCCAAGGAGGTGCCTCCCTGGGGCAAGGAGCAGCCTCTCCACCAGGAGCCGAGTCCTCCTGCCAGCCCAACGCAGAGCCCAGACAACCCGACTTGCACAGAGATGCCCCTCGTCATCTCAAGCAACCCTGCTTACCGTAGCTTCAGCAACTCCCTGAGCCAGTCCCCATGTCCCAGAGAGCTGGGTCCAGACCCGCTGCTGGCCAGACATCTGGAGGAAGTGGACCCTGAGATGCCCTGTGACCCCCAGCTCTCTGAGCCAACCACTGTGGCCCCAGCTGAGCCAGAAACCTGGGAGCAGATCCTCCGTCGGAATGTCCTCCAGCACGGGGCGGCTGCAGCCCCCGCCTCGGCCCCCACCAGTGGCTATCGCGAGTTTGTACATGCGGTGCAGCAGGGTGGCATCCAGGCCAGTGCGGTGGCGGGCTTGGGCCCCCCGGGAGAGGCTGGGTACAAGGCCTTCTCGAGCCTGCTTGCCAGCAGTGCCGTGTCCCTGGGGGAATGTGGATTTGGGGCTAGCAGTGGGGAAGAGGGGTATAAGCCTTTCCAAGACCTCACTCCTGGCTGCCCCGGGGACCCTGCCCCAGTCCCTGTCCCCTTGTTCACCTTTGGACTGGACAGGGAGCCACCTCACAGCCCGCAGAGCTCACACCTCCCAAGCAACTCCCCAGAGCACCTGGCTCTGGAACCAGGGGAAAAAGTAGAGGACATGCAAAAGCCCCCACTCCCCCCGGAGCAGGCCACAGACCCCCTTGGGGACAACCTGGGCAGTGGCATCGTCTACTCAGCCCTCACCTGCCACCTGTGCGGCCACCTGAAGCAGTGTCATGGCCAGGAGGATGGTGGCCAGGCCCCTGTCGTGGCCAGTCcctgctgtggctgctgctgtggAGACAGGTCCTCGCCCCCTACAACCCCCCTGAGGGCCCCAGACCCCTCTCTAGGTGGGGTTCCACTGGAGGCCAGCCTCTGTCCGGCCTCCCTGGCACCCTCGGGCATCTCAGAGAAGAGTAAATCCTCACTGTCCTTCCATCCTGCCCCTGGCAGTGCTCAGAGCTCAAGCCAGACTCCCCAGATCGTGAACTTTGTCTCCGTGGGTCCCACATGCATGAGGGTCTCTTAG
- the IL4R gene encoding interleukin-4 receptor subunit alpha isoform X2, with protein MGWLCSGLLFPVSCLVLLQVASSGSMKVLQEPTCVSDYMSISTCEWKMGGPTNCSAELRLLYQLVFQSSETHTCVPENNGGVGCVCHLLMDDVVSMDNYTLDLWAGQQLLWKGSFKPSEHVKPRAPGNLTVHTNVSDTVLLTWSNPYPPDNYLYNDLTYAVNIWSENDPAYSRIHNVTYLKPTLRIPASTLKSGISYRARVRAWAQHYNTTWSEWSPSTKWYNSYREPFEQRLLWGVSAACVFILFFCLSCYFSVTKIKKEWWDQIPNPARSHLVAIIIQDAQESQWEKRSRGQEAAKCPYWKNCLTKLLPCFLEHNMKRDEDPHKAVKDLPFRGSGKSAWCPVEISKTVLWPESISVVRCVELFEAPVECKEEEEVEEEKGSFCTSSESNRDDFQEGREGIVARLTESLFLDLLGGENGGFFQQDMGESCLLPPLGSTSAHVPWDEFPSAGPKEVPPWGKEQPLHQEPSPPASPTQSPDNPTCTEMPLVISSNPAYRSFSNSLSQSPCPRELGPDPLLARHLEEVDPEMPCDPQLSEPTTVAPAEPETWEQILRRNVLQHGAAAAPASAPTSGYREFVHAVQQGGIQASAVAGLGPPGEAGYKAFSSLLASSAVSLGECGFGASSGEEGYKPFQDLTPGCPGDPAPVPVPLFTFGLDREPPHSPQSSHLPSNSPEHLALEPGEKVEDMQKPPLPPEQATDPLGDNLGSGIVYSALTCHLCGHLKQCHGQEDGGQAPVVASPCCGCCCGDRSSPPTTPLRAPDPSLGGVPLEASLCPASLAPSGISEKSKSSLSFHPAPGSAQSSSQTPQIVNFVSVGPTCMRVS; from the exons AACCCACACGTGTGTCCCCGAGAACAACGGCGGTGTGGGGTGCGTGTGCCACCTGCTCATGGATGATGTGGTCAGTATGGACAACTATACGCTGGACCTGTGGGCTGGACAGCAGCTGCTGTGGAAGGGCTCCTTCAAGCCCAGCGAGCATG TGAAACCCAGGGCCCCAGGAAACCTCACGGTTCACACCAATGTCTCCGACACTGTGCTGCTGACCTGGAGCAACCCGTATCCCCCTGACAATTACCTGTATAATGATCTCACCTATGCAGTCAACATTTGGAGTGAAAACGACCCGGCATAT TCCAGAATCCATAACGTGACCTACCTAAAACCCACCCTCCGCATCCCAGCCAGCACCCTGAAGTCTGGAATTTCCTACAGGGCACGGGTGAGGGCCTGGGCTCAGCACTATAACACCACCTGGAGTGAGTGGAGCCCCAGCACCAAGTGGTACAACT CCTACAGGGAGCCCTTCGAGCAGCGCCTCCTGTGGGGTGTCAGCGCCGCCTGCGTTTTCATCCTGTTCTTCTGCCTGTCGTGCTATTTCAGCGTCACCAA gaTTAAGAAAGAATGGTGGGACCAGATTCCCAACCCAGCCCGCAGCCACCTCGTGGCTATAATAATCCAGGATGCTCAG GAGTCACAGTGGGAGAAGCGATCCCGAGGCCAGGAAGCAGCCAAATGCCC ATACTGGAAGAATTGTCTTACCAAGCTCTTGCCCTGTTTTCTGGAGCACAACATGAAAAGGGATGAGGATCCCCACAAGGCTGTCAAAGATCTGCCATTCCGGGGCTCCGGAAAGTCAGCATGGTGCCCGGTGGAGATCAGCAAGACAGTCCTCTGGCCAGAGAGCATCAGCGTGGTGCGATGCGTGGAGTTGTTTGAGGCTCCAGTGGAGtgtaaggaggaggaggaggtagaggaagaaaaagggagcTTCTGTACATCATCTGAGAGCAATAGGGATGACTtccaggagggaagggagggtatTGTGGCCCGGCTAACAGAGAGCCTGTTCCTGGACCTGCTCGGAGGGGAGAATGGGGGCTTTTTCCAGCAGGACATGGGGGAGTCGTGCCTTCTTCCACCTTTGGGAAGCACGAGTGCTCACGTGCCCTGGGATGAGTTCCCAAGTGCAGGGCCCAAGGAGGTGCCTCCCTGGGGCAAGGAGCAGCCTCTCCACCAGGAGCCGAGTCCTCCTGCCAGCCCAACGCAGAGCCCAGACAACCCGACTTGCACAGAGATGCCCCTCGTCATCTCAAGCAACCCTGCTTACCGTAGCTTCAGCAACTCCCTGAGCCAGTCCCCATGTCCCAGAGAGCTGGGTCCAGACCCGCTGCTGGCCAGACATCTGGAGGAAGTGGACCCTGAGATGCCCTGTGACCCCCAGCTCTCTGAGCCAACCACTGTGGCCCCAGCTGAGCCAGAAACCTGGGAGCAGATCCTCCGTCGGAATGTCCTCCAGCACGGGGCGGCTGCAGCCCCCGCCTCGGCCCCCACCAGTGGCTATCGCGAGTTTGTACATGCGGTGCAGCAGGGTGGCATCCAGGCCAGTGCGGTGGCGGGCTTGGGCCCCCCGGGAGAGGCTGGGTACAAGGCCTTCTCGAGCCTGCTTGCCAGCAGTGCCGTGTCCCTGGGGGAATGTGGATTTGGGGCTAGCAGTGGGGAAGAGGGGTATAAGCCTTTCCAAGACCTCACTCCTGGCTGCCCCGGGGACCCTGCCCCAGTCCCTGTCCCCTTGTTCACCTTTGGACTGGACAGGGAGCCACCTCACAGCCCGCAGAGCTCACACCTCCCAAGCAACTCCCCAGAGCACCTGGCTCTGGAACCAGGGGAAAAAGTAGAGGACATGCAAAAGCCCCCACTCCCCCCGGAGCAGGCCACAGACCCCCTTGGGGACAACCTGGGCAGTGGCATCGTCTACTCAGCCCTCACCTGCCACCTGTGCGGCCACCTGAAGCAGTGTCATGGCCAGGAGGATGGTGGCCAGGCCCCTGTCGTGGCCAGTCcctgctgtggctgctgctgtggAGACAGGTCCTCGCCCCCTACAACCCCCCTGAGGGCCCCAGACCCCTCTCTAGGTGGGGTTCCACTGGAGGCCAGCCTCTGTCCGGCCTCCCTGGCACCCTCGGGCATCTCAGAGAAGAGTAAATCCTCACTGTCCTTCCATCCTGCCCCTGGCAGTGCTCAGAGCTCAAGCCAGACTCCCCAGATCGTGAACTTTGTCTCCGTGGGTCCCACATGCATGAGGGTCTCTTAG
- the IL4R gene encoding interleukin-4 receptor subunit alpha isoform X3 — MLRYWKNCLTKLLPCFLEHNMKRDEDPHKAVKDLPFRGSGKSAWCPVEISKTVLWPESISVVRCVELFEAPVECKEEEEVEEEKGSFCTSSESNRDDFQEGREGIVARLTESLFLDLLGGENGGFFQQDMGESCLLPPLGSTSAHVPWDEFPSAGPKEVPPWGKEQPLHQEPSPPASPTQSPDNPTCTEMPLVISSNPAYRSFSNSLSQSPCPRELGPDPLLARHLEEVDPEMPCDPQLSEPTTVAPAEPETWEQILRRNVLQHGAAAAPASAPTSGYREFVHAVQQGGIQASAVAGLGPPGEAGYKAFSSLLASSAVSLGECGFGASSGEEGYKPFQDLTPGCPGDPAPVPVPLFTFGLDREPPHSPQSSHLPSNSPEHLALEPGEKVEDMQKPPLPPEQATDPLGDNLGSGIVYSALTCHLCGHLKQCHGQEDGGQAPVVASPCCGCCCGDRSSPPTTPLRAPDPSLGGVPLEASLCPASLAPSGISEKSKSSLSFHPAPGSAQSSSQTPQIVNFVSVGPTCMRVS, encoded by the exons ATGCTCAG ATACTGGAAGAATTGTCTTACCAAGCTCTTGCCCTGTTTTCTGGAGCACAACATGAAAAGGGATGAGGATCCCCACAAGGCTGTCAAAGATCTGCCATTCCGGGGCTCCGGAAAGTCAGCATGGTGCCCGGTGGAGATCAGCAAGACAGTCCTCTGGCCAGAGAGCATCAGCGTGGTGCGATGCGTGGAGTTGTTTGAGGCTCCAGTGGAGtgtaaggaggaggaggaggtagaggaagaaaaagggagcTTCTGTACATCATCTGAGAGCAATAGGGATGACTtccaggagggaagggagggtatTGTGGCCCGGCTAACAGAGAGCCTGTTCCTGGACCTGCTCGGAGGGGAGAATGGGGGCTTTTTCCAGCAGGACATGGGGGAGTCGTGCCTTCTTCCACCTTTGGGAAGCACGAGTGCTCACGTGCCCTGGGATGAGTTCCCAAGTGCAGGGCCCAAGGAGGTGCCTCCCTGGGGCAAGGAGCAGCCTCTCCACCAGGAGCCGAGTCCTCCTGCCAGCCCAACGCAGAGCCCAGACAACCCGACTTGCACAGAGATGCCCCTCGTCATCTCAAGCAACCCTGCTTACCGTAGCTTCAGCAACTCCCTGAGCCAGTCCCCATGTCCCAGAGAGCTGGGTCCAGACCCGCTGCTGGCCAGACATCTGGAGGAAGTGGACCCTGAGATGCCCTGTGACCCCCAGCTCTCTGAGCCAACCACTGTGGCCCCAGCTGAGCCAGAAACCTGGGAGCAGATCCTCCGTCGGAATGTCCTCCAGCACGGGGCGGCTGCAGCCCCCGCCTCGGCCCCCACCAGTGGCTATCGCGAGTTTGTACATGCGGTGCAGCAGGGTGGCATCCAGGCCAGTGCGGTGGCGGGCTTGGGCCCCCCGGGAGAGGCTGGGTACAAGGCCTTCTCGAGCCTGCTTGCCAGCAGTGCCGTGTCCCTGGGGGAATGTGGATTTGGGGCTAGCAGTGGGGAAGAGGGGTATAAGCCTTTCCAAGACCTCACTCCTGGCTGCCCCGGGGACCCTGCCCCAGTCCCTGTCCCCTTGTTCACCTTTGGACTGGACAGGGAGCCACCTCACAGCCCGCAGAGCTCACACCTCCCAAGCAACTCCCCAGAGCACCTGGCTCTGGAACCAGGGGAAAAAGTAGAGGACATGCAAAAGCCCCCACTCCCCCCGGAGCAGGCCACAGACCCCCTTGGGGACAACCTGGGCAGTGGCATCGTCTACTCAGCCCTCACCTGCCACCTGTGCGGCCACCTGAAGCAGTGTCATGGCCAGGAGGATGGTGGCCAGGCCCCTGTCGTGGCCAGTCcctgctgtggctgctgctgtggAGACAGGTCCTCGCCCCCTACAACCCCCCTGAGGGCCCCAGACCCCTCTCTAGGTGGGGTTCCACTGGAGGCCAGCCTCTGTCCGGCCTCCCTGGCACCCTCGGGCATCTCAGAGAAGAGTAAATCCTCACTGTCCTTCCATCCTGCCCCTGGCAGTGCTCAGAGCTCAAGCCAGACTCCCCAGATCGTGAACTTTGTCTCCGTGGGTCCCACATGCATGAGGGTCTCTTAG
- the IL4R gene encoding interleukin-4 receptor subunit alpha isoform X4: MKRDEDPHKAVKDLPFRGSGKSAWCPVEISKTVLWPESISVVRCVELFEAPVECKEEEEVEEEKGSFCTSSESNRDDFQEGREGIVARLTESLFLDLLGGENGGFFQQDMGESCLLPPLGSTSAHVPWDEFPSAGPKEVPPWGKEQPLHQEPSPPASPTQSPDNPTCTEMPLVISSNPAYRSFSNSLSQSPCPRELGPDPLLARHLEEVDPEMPCDPQLSEPTTVAPAEPETWEQILRRNVLQHGAAAAPASAPTSGYREFVHAVQQGGIQASAVAGLGPPGEAGYKAFSSLLASSAVSLGECGFGASSGEEGYKPFQDLTPGCPGDPAPVPVPLFTFGLDREPPHSPQSSHLPSNSPEHLALEPGEKVEDMQKPPLPPEQATDPLGDNLGSGIVYSALTCHLCGHLKQCHGQEDGGQAPVVASPCCGCCCGDRSSPPTTPLRAPDPSLGGVPLEASLCPASLAPSGISEKSKSSLSFHPAPGSAQSSSQTPQIVNFVSVGPTCMRVS; this comes from the coding sequence ATGAAAAGGGATGAGGATCCCCACAAGGCTGTCAAAGATCTGCCATTCCGGGGCTCCGGAAAGTCAGCATGGTGCCCGGTGGAGATCAGCAAGACAGTCCTCTGGCCAGAGAGCATCAGCGTGGTGCGATGCGTGGAGTTGTTTGAGGCTCCAGTGGAGtgtaaggaggaggaggaggtagaggaagaaaaagggagcTTCTGTACATCATCTGAGAGCAATAGGGATGACTtccaggagggaagggagggtatTGTGGCCCGGCTAACAGAGAGCCTGTTCCTGGACCTGCTCGGAGGGGAGAATGGGGGCTTTTTCCAGCAGGACATGGGGGAGTCGTGCCTTCTTCCACCTTTGGGAAGCACGAGTGCTCACGTGCCCTGGGATGAGTTCCCAAGTGCAGGGCCCAAGGAGGTGCCTCCCTGGGGCAAGGAGCAGCCTCTCCACCAGGAGCCGAGTCCTCCTGCCAGCCCAACGCAGAGCCCAGACAACCCGACTTGCACAGAGATGCCCCTCGTCATCTCAAGCAACCCTGCTTACCGTAGCTTCAGCAACTCCCTGAGCCAGTCCCCATGTCCCAGAGAGCTGGGTCCAGACCCGCTGCTGGCCAGACATCTGGAGGAAGTGGACCCTGAGATGCCCTGTGACCCCCAGCTCTCTGAGCCAACCACTGTGGCCCCAGCTGAGCCAGAAACCTGGGAGCAGATCCTCCGTCGGAATGTCCTCCAGCACGGGGCGGCTGCAGCCCCCGCCTCGGCCCCCACCAGTGGCTATCGCGAGTTTGTACATGCGGTGCAGCAGGGTGGCATCCAGGCCAGTGCGGTGGCGGGCTTGGGCCCCCCGGGAGAGGCTGGGTACAAGGCCTTCTCGAGCCTGCTTGCCAGCAGTGCCGTGTCCCTGGGGGAATGTGGATTTGGGGCTAGCAGTGGGGAAGAGGGGTATAAGCCTTTCCAAGACCTCACTCCTGGCTGCCCCGGGGACCCTGCCCCAGTCCCTGTCCCCTTGTTCACCTTTGGACTGGACAGGGAGCCACCTCACAGCCCGCAGAGCTCACACCTCCCAAGCAACTCCCCAGAGCACCTGGCTCTGGAACCAGGGGAAAAAGTAGAGGACATGCAAAAGCCCCCACTCCCCCCGGAGCAGGCCACAGACCCCCTTGGGGACAACCTGGGCAGTGGCATCGTCTACTCAGCCCTCACCTGCCACCTGTGCGGCCACCTGAAGCAGTGTCATGGCCAGGAGGATGGTGGCCAGGCCCCTGTCGTGGCCAGTCcctgctgtggctgctgctgtggAGACAGGTCCTCGCCCCCTACAACCCCCCTGAGGGCCCCAGACCCCTCTCTAGGTGGGGTTCCACTGGAGGCCAGCCTCTGTCCGGCCTCCCTGGCACCCTCGGGCATCTCAGAGAAGAGTAAATCCTCACTGTCCTTCCATCCTGCCCCTGGCAGTGCTCAGAGCTCAAGCCAGACTCCCCAGATCGTGAACTTTGTCTCCGTGGGTCCCACATGCATGAGGGTCTCTTAG